A window of the Cryptococcus neoformans var. neoformans B-3501A chromosome 9, whole genome shotgun sequence genome harbors these coding sequences:
- a CDS encoding hypothetical protein (Match to EST gb|CF189945.1|CF189945; Similar to gi|40738543|gb|EAA57733.1| hypothetical protein AN5984.2 [Aspergillus nidulans FGSC A4], FASTA scores: opt: 645, E(): 1.9e-35, (43.296% identity (72.905% similar) in 358 aa overlap (10-366:4-352)); HMMPfam hit to GFO_IDH_MocA, Oxidoreductase family, NAD-binding Rossmann fold, score: 119.5, E(): 8e-33): MTIEIPSSNRKARIGVMGVGRMGKRHARNIAEFAPRAELVAVSDPYPEALEWAKANLPSTVKTYSSSEELINDPDIEGILIATETAFHAEYAIKVIEAGKHALIEKPISVDIELTKPVVAAAKKRPDLKVMVAFSRRFDASYQEAAKRIEDGQLGSAYLIKSCTNDLYDPTGYFLNYAKKSGGIFMDCGIHDIDIGRYLLNVGNTDGLKNPAKQVSKVFATGLNTVYPELAEMEDCDNALGIIEFENGSKLNIHLSRTSIHGHDVVCEVFGTKGKFVINAVPNISRVEIRDEHGVRTESHPSYYERFFEAFKTEVQTFSSCILDDTPVPTPPHDALEAAQIATALTHSFRTGNPVYFDDNGEPILK, encoded by the exons ATGACAATTGAAATCCCATCGTCTAACAGGAAGGCCCGAATTGGTGTGATGGGCGTGGGCCGAATGGGCAAACGACATGCCAGAAAT ATCGCCGAGTTCGCCCCTAGAGCCGAGCTTGTGGCGGTCTCCGACCCATACCCCGAGGCTCTGGAATGGGCCAAGGCCAACTTGCCTTCCACAGTTAA GACGTACAGTTCCTCTGAGGAGTTGATCAACGATCCCGACATTGAGGGAATCCTGATTGCCACTGAGACCGCCTTCCACGCCGAGTACGCCATCAAGGTCATTGAGGCTGGCAAG CACGCACTTATTGAGAAGCCGATCTCGGTGGATATCGAGCTTACGAAGCCGGTCGTGGCAGCTGCAAAGAAGCGTCCTGATCTCAAGGTCATGGTGGCTTTCTCGAGGAGAT TCGACGCATCCTACCAAGAAGCGGCTAAGCGGATTGAGGATGGACAACTCGGCTCAGCGTACCTTATCAAGTCTTGCACAAACGACCTTTACGACCCTACTGGCTACTTCTTGAACTACGCCAAGAAGTCTGGCGGCATTTTCATGGACTGCGGCATCCATGACATCGACATTGGTCGATACCTTTTGAACGTTGGCAACACAGATGGGCTCAAGAATCCTGCCAAGCAGGTTTCCAAAGTCTTCGCAACGGGGCTGAACACTGTTTACCCCGAATtggcagagatggaggattGCGACAACGCTCTCGGCATAATTGAGTTCGAAAATGGCTCAAAGTTGAACATTCATCTCTCCAGGACTTCAATCCACGGGCACGACGTCGTGTGTGAGGTGTTTGGGACTAAGGGAAAGTTCGTGATCAACGCT GTTCCCAACATCTCCCGCGTCGAGATCCGCGACGAACACGGTGTCCGAACGGAGTCTCA CCCCTCATATTATGAGCGATTTTTCGAGGCTTTTAAGACAGAAGTCCAAACTTTCTCAAGTTGTATCTTGGACGACACAC CTGTTCCCACTCCCCCCCACGACGCCCTCGAGGCCGCGCAAATCGCCACAGCGCTCACTCATTCATTCCGCACTGGCAATCCTGTATACTTCGATGACAATGGAGAGCCTATTTTGAAGTAG
- a CDS encoding hypothetical protein (Similar to gi|46128073|ref|XP_388590.1| hypothetical protein FG08414.1 [Gibberella zeae PH-1], FASTA scores: opt: 649, E(): 2.5e-35, (42.938% identity (71.751% similar) in 354 aa overlap (8-361:2-345)); HMMPfam hit to GFO_IDH_MocA, Oxidoreductase family, NAD-binding Rossmann fold, score: 117.5, E(): 3.1e-32), producing MAISQGNSNGKLRIGVLGVGRMGRRHASNVAYSAPRAELVAVADPSQEALAWAKANLPSTVQYYSDSADVIQSPNVDAVLISTETSEHARLALEAAAAGKHVLLEKPISVDVDLSRPVVEAAGKHPELKIMVGFSRRFDASYREAKRRIDEGTVGKPYLIKSCTNDQYDSTGFFIAYSKASGGIFIDCGIHDIDISRWLLDVENPANLKYPKKQVTSVWATGLNAQHPELASYGDCDNAICVVEYENGTKCTFHLSRTAIHGHDCFCEVFGTDSKLIINGNPNMNRVEIRDIHGVRMESTPTYYERFRDAFISEVQTFCDVVLDDKPVPTTPQSALEAAKIAMALTHSFRAGKPVYFDNEGEAIIN from the exons ATGGCTATCTCTCAAGGCAATTCTAATGGCAAGCTTCGCATCGGTGTCCTCGGTGTTGGCCGGATGGGTCGACGACACGCGTCAAAC GTTGCTTACTCGGCACCACGGGCAGAGCTGGTGGCAGTAGCGGACCCCAGTCAGGAGGCACTGGCGTGGGCCAAAGCGAACCTGCCGTCCACAGTGCA GTACTACTCCGATTCCGCGGACGTCATTCAATCGCCCAACGTCGATGCTGTCTTGATTTCTACTGAGACTTCGGAACATGCAAGGCTCGCTTTGGAGGCTGCCGCCGCGGGAAAG CACGTCCTTCTTGAGAAGCCCATCTCCGTTGATGTTGACCTTTCGCGGCCTGTCGTGGAAGCAGCCGGTAAGCACCCCGAACTGAAGATAATGGTTGGATTCTCTCGGCGAT TCGATGCTTCCTACAGGGAGGCAAAGAGGAGGATTGATGAAGGTACCGTGGGCAAACCGTACTTGATCAAATCGTGCACCAACGATCAATACGACTCCACCGGCTTCTTCATTGCCTACTCTAAGGCATCTGGAGGCATCTTCATTGATTGCGGTATCCACGACATTGATATCTCACGATGGCTATTGGACGTTGAAAACCCAGCCAACCTCAAGTATCCTAAGAAGCAAGTGACCTCTGTTTGGGCGACCGGCCTTAACGCTCAACACCCAGAGCTCGCGTCGTACGGAGACTGTGACAATGCTATCTGCGTGGTCGAGTACGAGAATGGAACCAAGTGTACCTTCCACCTCTCGAGGACAGCCATCCACGGTCATGACTGCTTCTGCGAGGTCTTTGGAACCGACAGCAAACTGATCATCAACGGC aATCCAAACATGAACCGTGTAGAAATTAGAGACATCCACGGAGTTCGTATGGAGTCTAC GCCTACTTACTACGAGCGATTCAGGGATGCATTCATCAGCGAGGTGCAAACTTTCTGTGACGTAGTTTTGGACGACAAAC CCGTCCCCACCACACCTCAATCCGCCCTGGAAGCTGCTAAGATAGCCATGGCCCTCACTCATTCTTTCCGAGCCGGCAAGCCAGTTTATTTTGACAATGAAGGCGAGGCAATTATTAACTAG
- a CDS encoding hypothetical protein (Similar to gi|40745534|gb|EAA64690.1| hypothetical protein AN2585.2 [Aspergillus nidulans FGSC A4], FASTA scores: opt: 1706, E(): 1.4e-99, (46.239% identity (77.798% similar) in 545 aa overlap (8-552:8-549)); HMMPfam hit to Sugar_tr, Sugar (and other) transporter, score: 393.1, E(): 3.5e-115), with protein MVKTHAPDREHIPPLSNFDIDLHPDTVGYVQDSQALADAIGSNGLKDVFASPIVFMAAFSACMGGLLFGFDQGILSIVLTIPQFLKVFPETDISVTSSAGLNKGVMTALLELGAFLGAMQAGFISDKISRKRTIMVGACWFVVGSALQAGSKSFAMLVIGRFIGGIGVGVLSSTAPTYISEIAPPNVRGAFLALEGSSIVIGIVIMFYITYATRHILDSWSFRLPFTVQVVPCIALGIGLWLLPYSPRWLATVGRDQDALDSLVRLRQLPSTDPRLQAEWITIRAEAIQQREVVINAHPHLQGESGFVQDFKLEMHAWIDMFKPNIIARTMIGVMLMVFQQLQGINALIYYSPTLFEQLGLDYEMQLTMSGVINVSQCVATIVAFFLLDRIGRKPPLLIGSVVNAICHFTVAGLIAKYSDNWAAHQSAAWAGVGLLITFMFFFGIGWSPVPWALPAEIHSSSRRAKGVAITTCSNWFFNFIVGLITPPMLQSIRYGTFIFFGAFAVMSGIWAWFLCPETKGLTLEAVDQLFHNHAAQEELRQKHDIISRMIGMELTTTPQPELVDDEKKIYTVQHLESV; from the exons ATGGTCAAGACTCACGCCCCCGACCGAGAGCATATCCCGCCACTCTCAAACTTCGACATCGACCTTCACCCTGATACTGTCGGATACGTTCAGGACTCGCAGGCCTTGGCGGACGCCATTGGATCCAATGGCCTCAAAGATGTATTCGCCAGTCCCATCGTCTTCATGGCTGCCTTCTCAGCATGCATGGGCGGTCTGCTATTCGGCTTCGACCAAGGTATTCTCTCCATCGTCTTGACTATCCCGCAATTCCTAAAGGTCTTCCCCGAGACTGATATCAGCGtcacttcttctgctgGTCTTAACAAAGG CGTCATGACTGCCctgcttgagcttggtgCTTTTCTCGGCGCTATGCAAGCTGGTTTCATTTCCGACAAAATCTCGCGAAAACGTACAATCATGGTTGGTGCTTGCTGGTTCGTTGTTGGAAG CGCTCTGCAAGCGGGATCCAAGTCATTTGCAATGTTAGTCATTGGCCGTTTCATCGGTGGTATTGGAGTCGGCGTTCTATCCTCCACCGCACCAACCTACATTTCAGAGATTGCCCCGCCCAACGTGAGAGGTGCTTTCCTCGCCCTAGAAGGCTCCAGCATTGTGATCGGTATTGTCATCATGTTCTACATT ACTTACGCCACCCGCCACATCTTGGACAGCTGGAGTTTCCGTTTGCCTTTCACCGTCCAGGTTGTTCCTT GTATCGCTCTTGGGATTGGTTTGTGGCTGTTACCCTACTCCCCCCGTTGGCTGGCTACAGTTGGGCGCGATCAAGATGCCCTCGATTCGCTCGTCCGTCTCCGTCAACTTCCTTCCACGGATCCTCGTCTTCAGGCAGAGTGGATCACTATCCGCGCCGAGGCTATTCAGCAACGGGAAGTCGTCATCAACGCTCACCCCCATCTGCAAGGAGAAAGCGGCTTCGTTCAAGACTTTAAGCTTGAGATGCACGCTTGGATCGACATGTTCAAGCCCAACATCATCGCCAGGACCATGATCGGTGTCATGCTCATGGTATTCCAGCAGCTCCAAGGCATCAACGCC CTCATCTACTACTCGCCCACGTTATTCGAGCAACTGGGTTTGGACTACGAAATGCAGCTTACAATGAGCGGCGTGATCAACGTCTCGCAATGCGTCGCTACCATCGTGgccttcttcctgcttGACAGGATTGGCAGAAAGCCCCCTCTCTTGATCGGCTCGGTCGTCAACGCCATCTGTCATTTCACTGTAGCTGGTTTGATCG CCAAATACTCCGATAACTGGGCGGCTCACCAGAGCGCCGCTTGGGCTGGTGTTGGCCTTTTGATAACCTTTatgttcttcttcggtaTTGGTTGGTCTCCCGTCCCCTGGGCATTGC CTGCTGAGATCCACTCGTCGAGCCGACGTGCGAAGGGTGTGGCCATCACCACCTGCTCCAACTGGTTCTTTAACTTTATCGTCGGCCTCATCACCCCTCCAATGCTCCAGAGCATCCGTTACGGAACGTTCATTTTCTTCGGCGCTTTTGCAGTCATGTCAGGTATCTGGGCTTGGTTCTTGTGCCCTGAGACCAAGGGCTTGACTCTCGAGGCCGTGGACCAGCTCTTCCACAACCACGCGGCCCAGGAGGAGCTCAGGCAGAAGCACGACATTATCAGTCGTATGATCGGCATGGAGCTCACCACCACTCCCCAACCGGAGCTGGTGGACGACGAAAAGAAGATCTACACGGTCCAGCATTTGGAGTCAGTTTAG